The Pseudanabaena sp. PCC 6802 genomic interval TCCACTGTCCGAACTTGAGCAGAAAACAGACCCGTTATGCTTGCCTAATCTCGAACTGCTTATCTATGCGTTAGCTTGCGTGGCGTAGCCAATCGCCGATCCCCTGTCGGGACTTGCAAACGTAGTCGATGCATCTTGCTTGCCTAACTGCGATCGCACTCAGACAACCTCAATGAACTCAATCAGCGATATCGTTACGTATAACGTTCGCGATTACCGGACTCATACAAATCTGGCTATTAACGATTATACTTCAAATTTCCGGTACATCGCGCTTGTTATCCTTCTTTTATTCACTTCGAGCTATTATCTTGAATGACTCAATTTTTTCATTTTTCTTCTCAATAAAGCAAACATCTCCTGCATCTGATGCGATACCAACCTCGAATTTTCTGAATCCTTCAAACCAGGTTTTTGGACGTTCAACAGTGAGCCATGCTTTAACTTCTGGCAATCCGTAATTAATAATTGATTGCTTTACTATTTTACGAAATTCACTTGGAACAGCCGATAAACTGAGGTATGCACCGCCACTGTTGAAGTTGAGCACTACTACGAAAGCTTGCATAAAAAAGTCGCCTCTTTCATTTCTTTGGATACTTCTCCATCTCGCTTTGTCGAAACTAATCCATAACTCATCGAACTGAGGAACTCCCGCTAACGCAGAACTGATGATTTCAGCACCTACAGGATAGCTCAGTCCCTTTGCTAATTTGTCACGTACCCCTGTTCGTATCAGTTCCATTTCTCTGAACTTACATCACTCTACGCTCGACAGGATAACGGCTTAATTGAGCGGCTTTAGATTACCTTCAACTAAGCACAAATCACTTTGATATTGTCCGCTCCAATGATGTGTGTACGCCCAGCATGGGCGTGAACTAATGGGGTGAAAGTCCCCTGTAGGAGAACCAGCGTCCAAATGATCAATTTACAGATCCGAGTGACGACCACTACTAGCTTAAGGCAAGAATGCTTTCGCGAGGAAGTGTTTGAAGGAAGCCGGATAGCAAACCGACGAGCCGACGAACAGAAATGTCATAGAAGGCTGAGACCCCTGGGTGAGTTGGCACAACACAACAAAACCTCTGGTTCAAGGGGCACAGTAAATGACACGGTTGCGGCGGGACAGTTCACGTTCTTATCTGGGGAGGTCTGTAAGGTTGCGGTTCTAAGAGTAAAGGGAGTCTGAATGAGGTAAGAGCCGGAAACGGTTAGGAAGCCACAGAACCCTAAAGCAAAAAGGACAGCCCACTAAGAGGGAACTCTTGGTGTCAAGCCTTGCAGAAGTCAGCAGAAGTCATAGTAGTCCAATCCAGGACGAAGGACAGAACATAATTGCCATAAGGAGGAGCAATGAACAACTCAGACGCATCGATGAACCCGACCGGGGGAGATGACGGATGGCGTGCTGACATAAAGCCAGCCTTAGACAACCTGATGGCGCGAATATTAGAGCGCAACAATGTGCAACAGGCATGGGGAAGGGTGAAATCGAACCAAGGAGCAGCCGGAATCGACGGTATGACTATAGGAGATTTCCTCGACTATGCAAGGGAGCATTGGACAGAGATTCGCGCTTCCCTGAAGGATGGTACGTATCAACCGCAGCCAGTGCGACAGGTAGTAATACCAANNNNNNNNNNNNNNNNNNNNNNNNNNNNNNNNNNNNNNNNNNNNNNNNNNNNNNNNNNNNNNNNNNNNNNNNNNNNNNNNNNNNNNNNNNNNNNNNNNNNCTGGTCAAAAGTAGACGGGCAGGGCAGAGGGTGTTGGCTAATATCAGCCGATACCTGAGCCAAAAGCTGAAGCTCAAAGTAAATCGGCAGAAAAGTCGTGTGGTCAGGACTGACAAATTAGAATTTCTGGGATTTACGTTCCGAGGAATTCGGATTTGGTGGTCAGACCAAGCCTATCGGGATTTCATACATCGACTGCGGGGCTTAACGTCACGTAGTTGGGGTGTTTCAATGGAGTACCGCATGGAACGGTTGAACCGATACTTACGAGGTTGGATGAACTACTACGGCATTTCCCAGCATTACAGTCCAATTGAGCAGTTGGATGGTTGGTTGCGGCGACGGATTCGCATGTGTTACGGTCAACAGTGGCGCAGACCTCGCACTCGTATTCGCCATTTGCTTGCTCTCGGAACCAGTAAGCGACAGGCGATTTTGACCGGCATTAGTCGCAAAGGCTATTGGCGTTTGTCAAAGACTCTGGCAACCCATACGGGAATGACGAATCAGTGGTTACAGTTACAGGGTTGGCTTTCAGTGCGAGAACTTTGGATGAAAGTCCAGGGTTATGCCTGATTTTCTTGAGGTTTGTTTGCGCGGCGATTATGAACCGCCCGGTGCGGACCCGCATGCCGGGTGGTGTGGGAGGGAAGGGCTAAACACCCTTCTCGACCCGATTATACGCCATTCTATGCCTTGCTAAGCTCAATGTCCTGTAATGTTCTCCGCGATATCTCTCTTGTCACGAAGCATACTGTGATGAGAGAACTCAACCTTCCTTCCTTAAGAACAAGTATGAACTCATCTCCTCCGACAATCGCTGTGCGGATAACCTGTACATCTGAAGCAGAGATTGCAGCTT includes:
- a CDS encoding group II intron maturase-specific domain-containing protein — encoded protein: LVKSRRAGQRVLANISRYLSQKLKLKVNRQKSRVVRTDKLEFLGFTFRGIRIWWSDQAYRDFIHRLRGLTSRSWGVSMEYRMERLNRYLRGWMNYYGISQHYSPIEQLDGWLRRRIRMCYGQQWRRPRTRIRHLLALGTSKRQAILTGISRKGYWRLSKTLATHTGMTNQWLQLQGWLSVRELWMKVQGYA